Proteins from a single region of Flavobacterium sp. YJ01:
- a CDS encoding CPBP family intramembrane glutamic endopeptidase, which produces MSLFTPLLWILLIAPFIIIAHFKTEKTNFKYLAFFILYFLVDVFFQALGKQIINLDFLGLKFNWAGKFLSLILGLSIIFSVSKEERIKIGFTAKTNSRKQLKFGLLVFCGFTLFDIIFKLILFPKGGAFDLETFLFQATMPGLTEEILFRGICLWLLDKAFAPKWNYRGVQFGWSFVIVTILFGVSHGAILDQDFHLKFDILTMIYLTLISSLSVGVLRQFSGNLIYSILGHNTINLINAIIRIL; this is translated from the coding sequence ATGTCACTATTTACGCCACTTCTTTGGATCTTATTAATTGCTCCTTTCATCATTATTGCTCATTTTAAAACAGAAAAAACAAACTTTAAATATTTAGCCTTTTTTATTCTTTATTTTCTTGTCGATGTGTTTTTTCAAGCTTTAGGAAAACAAATTATTAATCTAGATTTTTTAGGTTTAAAGTTCAATTGGGCTGGAAAATTTTTAAGTTTAATTCTAGGATTAAGCATTATTTTTTCAGTTTCAAAAGAAGAAAGAATCAAAATCGGATTTACTGCTAAAACCAATTCAAGAAAACAATTAAAATTCGGTTTGCTGGTTTTCTGCGGATTTACTTTGTTTGATATTATTTTCAAATTAATCTTATTTCCAAAAGGCGGAGCATTCGATTTAGAAACTTTTCTTTTTCAGGCGACAATGCCAGGTTTAACAGAAGAAATTCTTTTTAGAGGAATCTGTTTATGGCTTTTAGATAAAGCTTTTGCGCCAAAATGGAACTATCGCGGTGTTCAATTTGGTTGGTCTTTTGTAATCGTTACCATTTTATTTGGAGTTTCTCACGGAGCGATTTTAGATCAGGATTTTCATTTAAAATTTGACATTCTAACAATGATTTATTTGACCTTAATATCGTCATTGAGTGTTGGTGTTTTGAGACAGTTTTCGGGAAATCTTATTTATTCTATTCTAGGCCATAACACGATTAATTTAATCAACGCGATTATTAGAATTTTATAA
- a CDS encoding sensor histidine kinase — translation MPNTTSTSGYFLDKIASLNFDHFFNKTNRILLHVLMWFGFSILLFLSYVIGYKLVCLDAVLLTLRMTIVNITVFYMIFYLLLPKIFSGNKTKNIVFLVLLFPFSIFVWMAVTYFISLFYYALGFEVNFGELKGVIKMSADQTFLEAVEPKRMLSQTIIIISLLSPFCFAKILVEIAKLYHKKFQIEREKTALEIQNIQIEKDFLKAQLNPHFLFNTLNNLYGLTVRKDNLAPEIILNLSDIMSYTLYESNTEIVRLEKELDFIKNYIALEKMRYDEKTDIQVHIEGQTAGHFVAPLLTFTFIENAFKYGLKSKNSFIKLNIKIENNTFWFSLENDLEERANESSFGGIGIENARKRLELLYPNQYEFEIKRLENSFIVDLKLVLRK, via the coding sequence ATGCCAAATACCACATCAACTTCTGGATATTTTTTAGATAAAATTGCCTCACTCAATTTTGATCATTTTTTTAATAAAACAAATCGAATCTTACTGCATGTCTTAATGTGGTTTGGGTTTTCAATATTACTTTTTTTAAGTTACGTTATTGGTTATAAGTTAGTTTGCTTAGATGCAGTTTTGCTAACTTTAAGAATGACGATTGTAAATATTACGGTGTTCTACATGATTTTTTATTTGTTGCTTCCCAAGATTTTTTCGGGAAATAAAACCAAAAACATAGTTTTTTTAGTGCTTCTTTTTCCTTTTTCAATTTTTGTATGGATGGCGGTTACTTATTTTATCTCACTGTTTTACTATGCTTTAGGTTTTGAAGTAAATTTTGGAGAATTAAAAGGCGTCATTAAAATGAGTGCAGATCAAACTTTCTTAGAAGCAGTAGAACCCAAAAGAATGCTTTCTCAGACTATTATAATTATTTCGCTTCTTTCTCCTTTTTGTTTTGCTAAGATTCTGGTTGAAATTGCAAAACTTTACCATAAAAAATTTCAGATTGAAAGAGAAAAAACGGCTTTAGAAATTCAAAATATTCAGATCGAAAAAGACTTTCTAAAAGCACAATTAAATCCGCATTTTTTGTTTAATACTTTGAATAATCTTTATGGATTGACAGTTCGAAAAGACAATTTGGCTCCAGAAATAATCCTGAATCTTTCTGATATTATGAGTTATACGCTTTACGAATCGAATACAGAAATTGTTCGTTTAGAAAAAGAATTGGATTTCATTAAAAATTATATCGCTTTAGAAAAAATGCGTTATGATGAAAAAACAGATATTCAAGTTCATATTGAAGGGCAAACAGCCGGACATTTTGTTGCGCCATTACTGACTTTTACTTTCATTGAAAATGCTTTTAAATATGGTTTAAAAAGCAAAAATTCCTTTATAAAACTAAACATTAAAATTGAAAATAATACTTTTTGGTTTAGTTTAGAAAATGATTTGGAAGAAAGGGCAAATGAGTCTAGTTTTGGTGGAATAGGAATCGAGAACGCGCGTAAACGTTTAGAATTGCTATATCCAAATCAATATGAATTTGAAATTAAAAGATTGGAAAACTCATTTATAGTCGATTTAAAACTTGTTTTAAGAAAATAA
- a CDS encoding DoxX family protein, producing the protein MILKNTDLGLLLLRISTGGLMLFHGVSKLIHGISFLVENMGAFGYAVYIGEVLAPIAILIGFRTRIAAVLLAVTCIVAVATAHAQEIFTISEHGGYALELLALYLFGALALFFTGAGKYAVSKANKWD; encoded by the coding sequence ATGATTTTAAAAAACACAGACCTCGGATTATTGCTTTTGCGCATAAGCACTGGTGGATTAATGCTTTTTCATGGTGTTTCTAAATTGATTCACGGAATTTCGTTCCTTGTAGAAAACATGGGCGCATTTGGATATGCAGTTTACATCGGTGAAGTTTTAGCGCCAATTGCTATTCTAATCGGATTTAGAACTAGAATTGCCGCAGTTCTTCTTGCTGTAACTTGTATTGTGGCAGTTGCTACCGCGCACGCTCAAGAAATTTTCACAATCAGCGAGCACGGAGGTTATGCTTTAGAATTATTGGCACTTTACCTTTTTGGTGCTCTTGCTTTGTTTTTTACAGGAGCTGGGAAATATGCGGTTTCTAAAGCAAATAAGTGGGATTAA